In Allocoprobacillus halotolerans, a genomic segment contains:
- a CDS encoding DUF1846 domain-containing protein, which translates to MKKAFSNELYVELQSKHIQERIAQFDNKLYLEFGGKLFDDTHASRVLPGFEPDSKLKMLLTLKDKVEVIIAVCAKDLERHKMRRDLGISYDDEVLRLINEYEHVGLYVGSVTITQYQHQNSADTFKTKLEKRGIKVFMQYPIEGYPHNVDHIISPEGFGKNDYIITTKPLVVVTAPGPGSGKMATCLSQLYHEHLHGIRAGYAKFETFPIWNLPLKHPVNLAYEAATIDLNDVNMIDPFHLEKYGETTVNYNRDIEIFPVLNTMFKKIFGESPYASPTDMGVNMAGYAIIDNEAAKDASCREIVRRYYHAQVDYLMGKINDQSLEKMQMLLSQAGVDAKNRKCAIVAREVAKTRQGPVCAIELNDGHLISGKTSSLLRASSAAMLNALKYLAGIEQDIELISPTMLHSILSLKNDYLNMKTPLLDIDEVLLTLTIASAHDQNAKKCLEALTLLKDCEIHSTVILSNKDNETLRKLKMNLTCDPKHASA; encoded by the coding sequence ATGAAAAAAGCATTTAGTAATGAATTATATGTAGAATTACAATCTAAACACATTCAAGAAAGAATTGCCCAATTTGACAATAAACTTTATTTGGAATTTGGAGGAAAACTTTTTGATGATACCCATGCCTCTCGTGTTTTACCTGGTTTTGAACCTGATAGTAAACTGAAAATGTTATTGACTTTAAAAGATAAAGTTGAAGTCATTATTGCTGTATGTGCTAAAGATTTAGAAAGACACAAGATGAGAAGAGATTTAGGAATCTCTTATGATGATGAAGTCTTAAGATTAATTAATGAATATGAACATGTAGGATTATATGTTGGAAGTGTTACAATCACGCAATATCAACATCAAAATTCTGCTGATACTTTTAAAACAAAATTAGAAAAACGTGGTATCAAAGTCTTTATGCAATATCCTATTGAAGGATATCCTCATAATGTTGACCACATTATTTCACCTGAAGGATTTGGAAAGAATGATTATATTATCACAACGAAACCATTAGTTGTTGTTACAGCTCCTGGTCCTGGTTCAGGAAAAATGGCCACTTGTTTATCACAGTTATATCATGAGCATTTACATGGTATTCGTGCTGGTTATGCGAAATTTGAAACTTTTCCTATTTGGAATTTACCATTAAAGCATCCTGTTAACTTGGCTTATGAGGCTGCAACTATTGATTTAAATGATGTCAATATGATTGATCCATTTCATCTTGAAAAATATGGTGAAACAACTGTCAATTATAATCGTGATATTGAAATTTTTCCTGTCTTGAATACAATGTTCAAAAAGATTTTTGGTGAATCACCTTATGCTTCTCCAACAGATATGGGAGTCAATATGGCAGGTTACGCAATTATTGATAATGAAGCTGCAAAAGATGCAAGCTGCCGTGAAATTGTACGCCGTTACTACCATGCACAAGTTGATTATTTAATGGGAAAAATCAATGATCAATCTTTAGAAAAAATGCAAATGCTTTTATCTCAAGCTGGTGTTGACGCTAAAAATCGTAAATGTGCCATTGTTGCCAGAGAAGTTGCGAAAACACGTCAAGGTCCTGTTTGTGCGATTGAATTAAATGATGGTCATTTAATCAGTGGTAAAACATCATCATTATTACGTGCATCTAGTGCAGCTATGTTAAATGCGCTAAAATATTTAGCAGGTATTGAACAAGATATTGAATTGATTTCACCAACAATGTTACATTCTATTCTTTCACTAAAAAATGATTATTTAAATATGAAAACCCCATTATTAGATATTGATGAAGTCTTACTAACACTAACAATTGCTTCTGCACATGATCAAAATGCTAAAAAATGTCTTGAAGCTCTAACATTATTAAAAGATTGCGAAATTCATTCAACAGTTATTTTAAGCAATAAAGATAATGAAACATTAAGAAAATTAAAAATGAACTTAACTTGTGATCCTAAGCATGCCAGTGCTTAG
- the licT gene encoding BglG family transcription antiterminator LicT yields the protein MIIKKILNNNVVVTTNQQKEEIIVMGKGLAYGKRTGDNIDVDKINKTFEVCLKPNQKKMMNMLKDIPIEYMEISDFVIQKAKQDLKVDDSLYISLTDHIHTSIERYKEGIPLKNHMLFDIKHFYPKEFELGLLTLKLIEEKYHICMEEDEAAFLALHIVSSEVGKNISDVYEITNFILEIVDIVKKYSQLELDEDSLSYQRFVTHLKFFGLRIFNKTKLDDDASLNNDLLEIMKEKYVDPYLCASQIQAHIEKTYHYELDDEEVLFLTIHVAKIISKK from the coding sequence ATGATTATAAAAAAGATTTTAAATAATAATGTTGTTGTGACGACAAATCAGCAAAAAGAAGAGATTATTGTTATGGGGAAAGGTTTAGCATATGGTAAACGTACAGGAGATAATATTGATGTAGATAAAATTAATAAAACTTTTGAAGTGTGTTTGAAGCCTAATCAAAAGAAGATGATGAATATGCTGAAAGATATTCCAATTGAATATATGGAAATATCAGATTTTGTTATTCAAAAAGCAAAACAGGATCTAAAAGTGGATGACTCTCTTTATATTAGTTTAACAGATCATATTCATACCAGTATTGAACGTTATAAGGAAGGAATACCTTTAAAGAATCATATGCTTTTTGATATTAAACATTTTTATCCTAAGGAGTTTGAATTGGGATTGTTGACTTTAAAATTGATTGAAGAAAAATATCATATTTGTATGGAAGAAGATGAAGCAGCTTTTTTAGCATTACATATTGTCAGTAGTGAAGTCGGTAAAAATATTAGTGATGTATACGAAATTACAAATTTTATTTTGGAAATTGTAGACATTGTAAAGAAATATTCTCAATTGGAATTGGATGAAGATTCATTGTCTTATCAACGATTTGTAACTCATCTTAAATTCTTTGGGTTACGTATTTTTAATAAAACAAAATTGGATGATGATGCATCTTTGAATAATGATTTATTAGAAATTATGAAAGAAAAATATGTAGATCCTTATCTATGTGCATCTCAAATACAGGCCCATATCGAAAAGACTTATCATTATGAATTGGATGATGAAGAAGTATTATTTTTAACGATTCATGTTGCTAAAATTATTTCTAAGAAATAA
- a CDS encoding beta-glucoside-specific PTS transporter subunit IIABC: MKYEKLSKDIIKAVGGKENIVSLQHCMTRLRFALKDESKANDQQIEAIDGVLSLIKKGGQYQIVIGTHVHDVYLDVCQLADIQEDGNDGTEKEKKGIFNAIFSTIIGCIGPIIPILVGTGLGKCILLFVSMMGWADAESSMTYYVFNFVFDSGITFLPVFTAVAAARHFKCNMYMAAVLGCALVHPNWNAIVSATDPKFIGDMFGFLPLYGMPYTSTLIPSILIVYVMSKLEFGLNKVLPELVKGMLTPLLTLLIMTPIAFIVLAPAMGIISIYLGEALLWVYNTFGMFAIAIMCIVYPWMVATGMHATLAIAGIQILSQSGYDPFSRTLTLTANMAQGAAAFACAVKTKNSDFRNTCLSAGFTAFFAGITEPCIYGVTVRLKKPMYAVMIGCFAGGLYAGFCGLKAFAFMTPSIVNFPMWIGGDNPNNLMNAIITMIISAVVTFITTLLIGFDDIEEEHQKIENKFNQVNCPVKGKIISLEEVHDEMFSKEVLGKGVAIIPSEGKIYAPANGVISATFETKHAIGMTTDNGTDILIHVGIDTVKLEGKPFVQHVEKGEYVKAGTLLLEFDMKAIEQAGFDSTTMVVVTNSQDYLEVIPTKLEKINKNDPILTII; the protein is encoded by the coding sequence ATGAAATATGAAAAACTTTCAAAAGACATTATTAAAGCTGTGGGAGGAAAGGAGAACATTGTATCTTTACAGCATTGTATGACACGTTTGAGATTTGCTTTAAAAGATGAGTCAAAAGCAAATGATCAACAAATAGAAGCGATTGATGGCGTGCTTTCTTTGATTAAAAAAGGAGGACAATATCAAATTGTTATTGGAACACATGTTCATGATGTTTATCTTGATGTTTGTCAGTTGGCAGATATTCAAGAAGATGGCAATGATGGTACAGAAAAAGAAAAGAAAGGCATTTTTAATGCAATATTTTCAACGATTATTGGGTGTATAGGGCCTATTATTCCTATTTTAGTAGGAACGGGACTAGGTAAATGTATTTTGCTATTTGTTTCTATGATGGGTTGGGCAGATGCTGAATCATCAATGACATATTATGTTTTTAATTTTGTGTTTGATTCAGGAATTACATTCTTACCTGTTTTTACAGCAGTTGCTGCAGCTAGACATTTTAAATGTAATATGTATATGGCAGCTGTACTTGGTTGTGCTTTAGTTCATCCAAACTGGAATGCGATTGTTTCGGCTACTGACCCAAAGTTTATCGGTGATATGTTTGGCTTTTTACCATTGTATGGCATGCCTTATACATCAACACTCATTCCATCTATTTTGATTGTTTATGTGATGAGTAAATTAGAATTTGGTTTAAATAAAGTTTTGCCTGAATTAGTGAAAGGTATGTTAACACCATTATTAACTTTACTTATTATGACACCAATTGCATTTATTGTATTAGCACCAGCAATGGGAATTATTTCTATTTATTTAGGAGAAGCTTTATTATGGGTTTATAATACTTTTGGAATGTTTGCGATTGCGATTATGTGTATTGTCTATCCATGGATGGTTGCTACAGGTATGCATGCAACTTTAGCGATTGCAGGTATTCAAATTTTATCTCAATCAGGTTATGATCCATTTTCAAGAACATTGACACTAACAGCGAATATGGCTCAAGGCGCTGCAGCATTTGCTTGTGCCGTGAAAACCAAAAATAGTGATTTTAGAAACACATGTCTTTCAGCCGGATTTACAGCATTCTTTGCAGGAATTACTGAACCTTGTATTTATGGTGTCACAGTTCGTCTAAAAAAACCAATGTATGCAGTTATGATTGGATGTTTTGCAGGTGGTTTATATGCCGGATTTTGTGGATTAAAAGCTTTTGCGTTTATGACACCAAGTATTGTGAATTTTCCAATGTGGATTGGTGGAGATAATCCAAACAACTTAATGAATGCTATTATTACAATGATTATTTCTGCTGTTGTGACTTTTATTACGACTTTACTCATTGGTTTTGATGATATTGAAGAAGAGCATCAAAAAATTGAAAATAAATTCAATCAGGTCAATTGTCCTGTCAAAGGAAAAATTATTTCTTTAGAAGAAGTTCATGATGAAATGTTTTCTAAAGAAGTTTTAGGAAAAGGTGTTGCTATTATTCCATCAGAAGGAAAAATTTATGCACCTGCAAATGGTGTAATTAGTGCCACATTTGAAACAAAACATGCGATAGGAATGACAACGGATAATGGAACTGATATACTTATTCATGTCGGAATAGATACAGTTAAGTTAGAAGGAAAACCTTTTGTTCAACATGTTGAAAAAGGTGAATATGTCAAAGCAGGAACTTTACTATTGGAATTTGATATGAAAGCTATTGAACAAGCAGGGTTTGATTCTACAACAATGGTTGTGGTGACAAATTCTCAAGATTATTTGGAGGTGATTCCTACAAAATTAGAGAAAATAAATAAAAATGATCCAATTTTAACAATTATTTAA
- a CDS encoding PHP domain-containing protein, giving the protein MVWADLHVHTAYSDGVHSIEETVRFAKTQGIQAIAITDHDTVFHYEKVKAVCKQYGLETIRGVEMSCYDCDVHKKVHIVGLWLDEYPQYVEKLCQNTLQCRDCYHHEMIQKLNQKGLDITYEEAKQYAPYNIVFKMHLFMAIVHKYPEYNNLQKYRELFMEETSQDIDAKMGYIDVKEGIEAIRQDGGIAIIAHPCEYHNYDEIEKYVSYGLQGIEISHPSMEEEDYDLTQSFARKYNLLKSGGSDFHNIQLTPIGHHGLTKQQFMELKRQVNR; this is encoded by the coding sequence ATGGTCTGGGCAGATTTACATGTTCATACAGCTTATAGTGATGGTGTTCATTCTATTGAAGAAACCGTCCGCTTTGCAAAGACACAAGGAATTCAAGCCATTGCCATTACTGATCATGATACTGTTTTTCATTATGAAAAAGTCAAAGCAGTATGTAAGCAGTATGGTTTAGAAACAATTCGTGGTGTAGAGATGAGTTGTTATGATTGCGATGTTCATAAAAAAGTTCATATTGTTGGTTTATGGCTTGATGAGTATCCTCAATATGTAGAAAAATTATGTCAAAATACGTTGCAATGTAGAGATTGTTATCATCATGAAATGATTCAAAAGTTAAATCAAAAGGGATTAGATATAACATATGAAGAAGCTAAACAGTATGCTCCTTATAACATTGTCTTTAAAATGCATCTTTTTATGGCTATTGTTCATAAGTATCCTGAATATAATAACCTTCAAAAATATCGTGAATTATTTATGGAAGAAACTTCTCAGGACATAGATGCAAAAATGGGGTATATTGATGTTAAAGAAGGTATTGAAGCGATTCGCCAAGATGGTGGCATAGCGATTATTGCGCATCCATGTGAATATCATAATTATGATGAAATAGAAAAGTATGTCAGTTATGGTTTGCAGGGAATTGAAATATCACATCCTAGTATGGAAGAGGAAGATTATGATTTAACACAATCATTTGCTCGAAAGTATAATCTTTTGAAAAGTGGTGGTAGTGATTTTCACAATATTCAACTAACACCAATCGGTCATCATGGATTAACAAAACAACAATTTATGGAATTAAAAAGGCAGGTTAATAGATAG
- a CDS encoding tyrosine-protein phosphatase, which produces MKNLNVKNFRDIKGYVNHEGLVMKARMIYRGGPLNGLSEKEKKLIEKDLNIKYILDFRDEQEAQLMPDCSFDNIVYERIGALIGSFKHQGFDFGNLLQGKMTEDKLHFLLDYIKDGYKHMAFDNPAYHRLFVLLLKNDGGVYFHCSAGKDRTGVAAFLIMMALDMNEEDAIQEYLLSNEYLKESNDTLCEQLQIPFELRKNVNLYSMFKKSLLI; this is translated from the coding sequence ATGAAGAATTTAAATGTGAAAAACTTCAGAGATATTAAAGGTTATGTTAATCATGAAGGACTTGTCATGAAAGCTCGTATGATTTATAGAGGTGGACCACTTAATGGATTAAGTGAAAAAGAAAAGAAATTGATAGAAAAAGATTTGAATATAAAATACATTCTTGATTTTCGAGATGAACAAGAAGCACAACTCATGCCTGATTGTTCTTTTGATAATATTGTTTATGAACGTATTGGAGCCTTAATTGGGTCATTCAAACATCAAGGGTTTGATTTTGGAAACTTGTTACAAGGAAAAATGACTGAAGATAAATTACATTTTTTATTGGATTATATTAAAGATGGTTATAAACATATGGCATTTGATAATCCGGCTTATCATCGTTTGTTTGTTTTGTTATTAAAAAATGATGGCGGTGTTTATTTCCATTGTAGTGCTGGTAAAGATAGAACAGGAGTGGCTGCGTTCTTGATTATGATGGCTTTGGATATGAATGAAGAAGATGCTATTCAAGAATATTTATTATCTAATGAATATTTAAAAGAAAGTAATGACACTCTATGTGAACAATTACAAATACCTTTTGAACTCAGAAAAAATGTGAACCTTTACTCTATGTTCAAAAAGAGTTTATTGATTTGA
- a CDS encoding MgtC/SapB family protein has product MDLPLTIKDLFVHGLWVIRLIVAILCGCLIGYERSNRNKGAGVRTHAILALGSALVMLISKYGFLDVGNIDGSRIAAQIVSGVGFLGAGVIFVRNGNVSGLTTAAGLWATSGVGMCIGAGMYDMGITTTLLLIGLQILFHKGFFLKLTQNSQSMHMEIYYEEYALKDIHFVFKKCGIDIYSMKIENLKNKYMYIEMEISASQNFQKECLLNEMMKKTYFKKLNYC; this is encoded by the coding sequence ATGGATTTGCCATTGACTATTAAGGATTTATTTGTACATGGTCTATGGGTTATCAGATTAATTGTGGCGATATTATGTGGATGTTTAATTGGATATGAGCGAAGTAATCGAAACAAAGGTGCAGGTGTACGTACACATGCTATATTGGCACTTGGCTCTGCGTTGGTGATGCTCATTTCTAAATATGGTTTTTTAGATGTTGGAAATATTGATGGCTCTCGTATCGCTGCTCAAATTGTTAGTGGTGTTGGCTTTTTGGGTGCTGGTGTTATTTTTGTGAGAAATGGAAATGTTTCAGGATTGACGACAGCAGCGGGTTTATGGGCTACCTCAGGAGTTGGTATGTGTATTGGGGCAGGAATGTATGATATGGGAATTACAACAACTTTACTTTTAATTGGACTTCAAATTTTATTTCACAAAGGTTTCTTTTTGAAATTAACACAAAACAGTCAAAGTATGCATATGGAAATTTATTATGAAGAATATGCTTTAAAAGATATTCATTTTGTTTTTAAAAAATGTGGTATTGATATTTATTCTATGAAAATAGAAAATTTAAAAAATAAGTATATGTATATTGAAATGGAAATATCAGCAAGTCAAAATTTTCAAAAAGAATGTCTATTAAATGAGATGATGAAAAAAACATATTTTAAAAAACTGAATTATTGTTAA
- a CDS encoding MATE family efflux transporter — MDFIKGNMKSIYLKYLGAAFGSALITSIYSIVDMAMVGQYQGPDGTAALAVVAPIWNIIYSLGLLMGIGGAVIFSTLKGQDGHKAYEAQEVFTVSLIGSVVLAMISWIVIIVFDQQLLMLFGARESLLPLGLEYLKPIQYVIPCFLINQMLASYLRNDNAPTLATIGVLLGGVFNIFGDYFFVFVMDMGIAGAGLATAMGAVISTIVMLIHFVKKENSLKIVPPKHFFENLQKITVTGFSTFFIDVAMGILTIFFNRQIMKYLGTEALSVYGIIVNISTFVQCCAYSVGQASQPIISVNYGAHQVSRIQLVLKYALLTVAFFSLLWTLLSLLTPMLLVSIFMTPTPEITTLAPQIIRCYGLSFLLLPFNIFSTYYFQALLQPKVSFIVAVSRGLVVSGILIYILPLIRPDMLWWTMVVTEIVVAFYAGLHMFQYTRQLSVES, encoded by the coding sequence ATGGATTTTATCAAAGGAAATATGAAAAGTATTTATTTGAAATATTTAGGTGCAGCTTTTGGTAGTGCCCTAATTACTTCGATTTATTCTATTGTAGATATGGCGATGGTTGGACAGTATCAAGGACCAGATGGAACTGCAGCATTGGCAGTTGTTGCACCGATATGGAATATTATTTATAGTTTGGGATTATTAATGGGGATTGGAGGAGCAGTTATTTTTAGTACGCTCAAAGGACAAGATGGTCATAAAGCATATGAAGCTCAGGAAGTCTTTACCGTTTCATTGATAGGTTCAGTTGTGTTGGCTATGATTTCATGGATAGTAATTATTGTTTTTGATCAGCAATTATTAATGTTATTTGGAGCACGGGAAAGCTTATTGCCATTAGGTTTAGAGTATTTAAAGCCAATTCAATATGTCATTCCTTGTTTTTTAATCAATCAAATGTTAGCGTCATATTTGCGCAATGATAACGCTCCTACTCTAGCAACCATCGGTGTTCTTTTAGGTGGTGTCTTTAATATTTTTGGTGACTACTTTTTTGTGTTTGTGATGGATATGGGAATTGCGGGAGCTGGTTTAGCAACCGCTATGGGTGCCGTGATTTCGACAATAGTTATGTTGATCCATTTTGTTAAAAAGGAAAATTCATTAAAAATTGTACCACCAAAACATTTTTTTGAAAATCTTCAAAAAATCACAGTGACAGGTTTTTCAACATTTTTCATTGATGTTGCAATGGGTATTTTAACAATCTTTTTTAATCGCCAAATTATGAAATATTTAGGAACGGAAGCTTTATCTGTATATGGAATTATTGTCAATATATCAACTTTTGTACAATGTTGTGCTTATAGTGTTGGACAAGCCTCACAGCCTATTATTTCTGTTAATTATGGAGCACATCAAGTGAGTCGTATTCAACTTGTCTTAAAATATGCTTTATTGACAGTTGCTTTCTTTAGTTTGTTGTGGACATTATTATCATTATTGACACCCATGTTATTGGTTTCTATTTTTATGACACCAACACCTGAAATAACTACCCTTGCTCCACAAATTATTCGTTGTTATGGTTTATCATTTTTGTTGTTGCCATTTAATATTTTTTCAACTTATTATTTTCAGGCTTTATTACAGCCAAAAGTTTCATTTATTGTGGCTGTTTCAAGAGGATTAGTAGTCAGTGGCATTCTCATTTATATTTTGCCATTGATTCGTCCAGATATGTTGTGGTGGACCATGGTTGTGACTGAAATCGTTGTTGCTTTTTATGCAGGATTGCATATGTTTCAATATACAAGACAATTATCTGTTGAAAGTTAA
- the murG gene encoding undecaprenyldiphospho-muramoylpentapeptide beta-N-acetylglucosaminyltransferase, translated as MKIIVSAGGTGGHLYPALALVEYIKTQDKEAEFLFVGTTDRLESQVVPQLGYAYRGLAVKGLVGNPIQKLKNALIFIKSLKKSKQILKEFQPDIVIGFGGYPSASIVMGASQLKIPTMIHEQNSIIGLTNKVLIKKVNKIVCCYEKAYNEFPSNKTVLLGNPRASVVAHQELKNIHDLYHIPASRQTVVIVMGSLGSSSVNRVMKEALRQMQYDDYDVIYVTGKNYYEDMQKELGDLQDSIHLVPYIDDMPSLISSCDVIVSRAGATTLAEITALGAAAIIIPSPYVVANHQEYNAMELVRAKAARMILEKDLNADAFVSEIRHLLKDQTLLQSLKAHACQLGKPHACEDIYQEILKTLERK; from the coding sequence ATGAAAATTATTGTAAGTGCAGGGGGAACAGGTGGACATTTATATCCTGCCTTGGCCCTTGTTGAATATATAAAAACACAAGATAAAGAAGCTGAATTTTTGTTTGTGGGGACAACCGATCGTTTAGAATCACAGGTTGTACCTCAATTAGGATATGCGTATCGTGGCTTGGCGGTTAAAGGACTTGTTGGCAACCCCATTCAAAAATTGAAAAATGCTTTGATTTTTATAAAATCATTAAAGAAATCAAAACAGATTTTAAAAGAATTTCAACCAGATATTGTCATTGGATTTGGTGGTTATCCAAGTGCTTCCATTGTGATGGGGGCTTCTCAATTAAAAATACCAACAATGATTCATGAACAAAATTCAATTATTGGTTTAACTAATAAAGTTTTAATAAAAAAAGTAAATAAGATTGTATGTTGTTATGAAAAAGCGTATAATGAATTCCCAAGCAATAAAACTGTTTTGTTAGGAAATCCAAGAGCGAGTGTTGTGGCTCATCAGGAATTGAAAAATATTCATGATTTATACCATATTCCTGCGAGCCGTCAAACAGTTGTTATCGTGATGGGAAGTTTAGGTTCATCATCAGTGAATCGTGTTATGAAAGAAGCATTACGTCAAATGCAATATGATGACTATGATGTAATTTATGTAACTGGAAAGAATTATTATGAAGACATGCAAAAAGAGTTGGGTGATCTTCAAGATTCTATTCATCTGGTTCCTTATATTGATGATATGCCTAGTTTGATTTCGAGTTGTGATGTGATTGTTTCACGTGCTGGAGCGACAACTTTAGCTGAGATTACAGCGCTAGGGGCGGCAGCTATTATTATTCCAAGTCCTTATGTTGTGGCAAACCATCAAGAATATAATGCGATGGAACTTGTACGTGCCAAAGCAGCTCGTATGATTTTGGAAAAAGATTTGAATGCTGATGCTTTTGTAAGTGAAATTAGACATTTATTAAAAGATCAGACGTTATTACAATCATTAAAGGCTCATGCATGTCAATTAGGAAAACCACATGCTTGTGAAGATATATATCAAGAAATCTTAAAAACATTAGAAAGGAAATAA
- the murB gene encoding UDP-N-acetylmuramate dehydrogenase, producing MDFENIFYDLVDLQLGEILENEPLYKHTTFKVGGPARLFVYIKDVEALKRGVQYCRQNQVKHMIIGKGSDLLFSDKEYEGVIFSLKKLNKVHFNGVEIRAQAGVSMIYLAYESAKVGLSGFEFMGGIPGTIGGGVYMNAGAYKYCVSDVFTSALVLNENGDLITLDREQMQFDYRQSILQKHKDWVLVEATFTMTSRDPKDIMQVLDKRKEKRMATQPWNFASAGSIFRNPDEKPAWQYIDESDLRGYEIGGAQVSPKHSNFIVNNGYASARDILDLILLVEKTVFHRFGVELEKEVILINWE from the coding sequence ATGGATTTTGAAAATATATTTTATGATTTAGTTGATTTACAGTTAGGTGAAATTTTAGAAAATGAACCTTTATATAAACATACAACATTTAAAGTTGGAGGACCTGCTAGACTCTTTGTATATATTAAAGATGTTGAAGCATTAAAAAGAGGTGTTCAATATTGTCGTCAAAACCAGGTTAAACATATGATTATTGGAAAAGGTTCTGATTTATTATTCTCTGATAAAGAATATGAAGGTGTTATCTTTTCTTTGAAAAAATTAAATAAAGTTCATTTTAATGGTGTTGAAATACGCGCTCAAGCTGGTGTCAGTATGATTTATTTGGCTTATGAATCAGCCAAAGTTGGATTATCTGGTTTTGAATTTATGGGAGGTATTCCAGGAACAATTGGTGGCGGTGTTTATATGAATGCTGGTGCCTATAAATATTGTGTCAGTGATGTTTTTACATCGGCTTTGGTATTGAATGAAAATGGTGATTTGATAACTTTAGATCGTGAACAGATGCAGTTTGATTATCGTCAGTCTATCTTACAAAAACACAAAGACTGGGTACTCGTAGAGGCAACTTTTACAATGACATCACGTGATCCTAAAGATATTATGCAAGTTTTAGATAAACGTAAGGAAAAACGTATGGCAACCCAACCATGGAATTTTGCTAGTGCTGGAAGTATTTTTAGGAATCCTGATGAAAAACCAGCTTGGCAGTATATTGATGAAAGTGATTTAAGAGGTTATGAAATAGGTGGTGCTCAAGTGTCACCAAAGCATTCTAATTTTATTGTCAATAATGGTTATGCTAGTGCGAGAGATATATTAGATTTGATTTTATTGGTTGAAAAGAC